CTCTTCTCGGCGACCTTCGCGGGCACCTGGTTCCTCTTTGGCGTGGTGTGGTACCTGGTCGCCGTGGCCCATGGGGACCTGCTGGAGCTGGGCCCCCCGGCCAACCACACCCCCTGCGTGGTCCAGGTGCACACGCTCACCGGggccttcctcttctccctcgaATCGCAGACCACCATCGGCTACGGCTTCCGCTACATCAGCGAGGAGTGCCCGCTGGCCATCGTGCTCCTGATCGCGCAGCTGGTGCTCACCACCATCCTGGAGATCTTCATCACGGGTACCTTCCTGGCCAAGATCGCCCGGCCCAAGAAGCGGGCGGAGACCATCCGGTTCAGCCAGCACGCCGTGGTCGCTGCGCACGACGGGAAGCCCTGCCTCATGATCCGCGTCGCCAACATGCGCAAGAGCCTCCTCATCGGCTGCCAGGTGACAGGCAAACTGCTGCAGACCCACCAGACCAAAGAGGGTGAGAACATCCGGCTCAACCAGGTCAACGTGACGTTCCAGGTGGACACCGCCTCGGACAGCCCGTTCCTCATTCTGCCGCTGACGTTCTACCACGTGGTGGATGACAGCAGTCCCCTGAAGGACCTGCCCCTTCGCAGCGGCGAGGGCGACTTCGAGCTGGTGCTGATTCTCAGCGGGACGGTGGAGTCCACCAGCGCCACCTGCCAGGTGCGCACCTCCTACCTGCCGGAGGAGATCCTCTGGGGCTACGAGTTCACACCCGCCATCTCGCTGTCAGCCAGCGGCAAGTACATAGCGGACTTCAGCCTTTTCGACCAAGTAGTGAAAGTGGCCCCTCCCAGTGGCCTCCGTGACAGCACCACGCGCTACGGAGACCCAGAGAAGCTCAAGTTGGAGGAGTCGCTGCGGGAGCAAGCGGAGAAGGAGGGCAGCGCCCTTAGCGTGCGCATCAGCAACGTCTGATGGCGGcttcccacctccccatcccTCTGGTCTCTCCGCTGTTGGCATCCTGGGTGAGGGCTGCTACCCGAGCTCACCGGAGAGTCCCCGAAGCACCCAtcctccactccctctgctttaACCTGGTGGCCTGCGGCTAGGCGAGGCCAACTGGAGTCCGAGCTGTCCTTCCATCGTCCCCTTCACCTCCCCCACTCCCGCCCGACGCACAACTCCCTGCCGACAGGCTGGGGGAAGGACAGGGAAGATTAGGCTGAAGTGGCTTGAGTGCCTCAGCCATGCTTGGAGACTCACATTAGGAGGGCCGTTCCAGGTGGATGGATAgactccccccacctcctgccaccGCCACCGTCCAGTTTGGTGGCTTGAGGCTGgaacccccacccacctctaATTTCCCACCCAGCTGGTTCCCTAAGGCAAGACTCTGATAGTCCTTTCGGGGTCTGTGCCTTAGAAAGATCGGAATCTGGAATTCATTTATCCTGGGTTCGCTACCAAGCCCTGTTGAGAGAAGTCAGGGTTTTTCATAGGGGGTTTATTTCTGCTGGTAAATTTGGACGATAATCTAGAGCCCTGGTCACCGGTTTTCCTCTTTCCATTCTCTCAAGTGGACCCTCTCTTCCAATACCCAGTTCTTTCACAGCCGCCTCTGCTCCCAGAGAACTGAGGCTGACCCAGGACACCTGAACCGGTCACACCACACCTGCACCCATCCCGGAATCTGAACTCTCGATGTGGAGGGACTAGTGCAGGACTCTTGTCCAAGACCTTGACCCTACTCTGCACACAGCCCTGGATTTGTTTCCCTGCGACCTGTGGATGGGTTGAGCCTTGCCAGTATGTTCCCAGGTCCCACAGAAAGGTCTGGAAATGATGTTCCAGATACTTACAGGGCCCAGATTCCCTAGGAAAGTGACATCAACCCCACCATGCAGGAGGAGTAAATTCTCAGGTTTCCAGACTGCTGTATGGAGCCTCTGGGAGTTAGGGCTTTATAGGGCTTGGAGCAGGGCAGAACTCTGTGGCCGGCAGACACCATCCCCCCATCACTCCTGCCTGTGGCCCTCTGACAATGTCAGCTAGCTTATTAGGCAAcgctgggagggaaggagaccaTGCCTCCTGATCAAATAACCAGGGTCTCCCTTAGCCATTCCCGAGACTTGGGCTAAAGTGGGCACCAGCCCCATCTCCACTCTCCTCTGCCACAAAGCTACCTTCAGGGGAGTTAAAGGGACACTTTAGGAGACCAAGCTGTTCCTTGTTCCCTGCTGGGGGCTGTGGGAGAGGCCAAGAAGGGAGAAGGGGCCCCAGAACTTTCTCTAAATCCCCAAAAGTTTCTCCCCAAATCCCAAGAGTGCCTCCTGGTCTCATTTAGGTACAAGAAACTGTGCCCCCTTGCCCCCATGGGGGCCGGGCATAGAGTCCCCTGAACGAGTCAAGTGGCAGCTTGTTCGGGAGGACCCGGGTCAGTTGTTACAAGCTACACGCTTCCCCAGAATGTG
The window above is part of the Mustela nigripes isolate SB6536 chromosome 10, MUSNIG.SB6536, whole genome shotgun sequence genome. Proteins encoded here:
- the KCNJ10 gene encoding ATP-sensitive inward rectifier potassium channel 10 — translated: MTSVTKVYYSQTTQTESRPLVGPAVRRRRVLTKDGRSNVRMEHIADKRFLYLKDLWTTFIDMQWRYKLLLFSATFAGTWFLFGVVWYLVAVAHGDLLELGPPANHTPCVVQVHTLTGAFLFSLESQTTIGYGFRYISEECPLAIVLLIAQLVLTTILEIFITGTFLAKIARPKKRAETIRFSQHAVVAAHDGKPCLMIRVANMRKSLLIGCQVTGKLLQTHQTKEGENIRLNQVNVTFQVDTASDSPFLILPLTFYHVVDDSSPLKDLPLRSGEGDFELVLILSGTVESTSATCQVRTSYLPEEILWGYEFTPAISLSASGKYIADFSLFDQVVKVAPPSGLRDSTTRYGDPEKLKLEESLREQAEKEGSALSVRISNV